The following proteins are co-located in the Brachyhypopomus gauderio isolate BG-103 unplaced genomic scaffold, BGAUD_0.2 sc195, whole genome shotgun sequence genome:
- the pou3f2b gene encoding POU domain, class 3, transcription factor 2: MATTASSHYSMLSSSAAIVHSDSGRMQQTPAYREAHTLLQSEYSLQNNHPLSQAHHWITALSHGEGAPWSSSPLGEQDIKPAIQSSREEMHNSSSLQQQSRAPHLVHQGHGNHHDARAWRTTTAAHVPSMATSNGQTLIYSQSGFSVNGLVPGSGQGIHHHSLGDAQEEHHSPHVSEHGHPANQHQHQHHSHHDHSDEDTPTSDDLEQFAKQFKQRRIKLGFTQADVGLALGTLYGNVFSQTTICRFEALQLSFKNMCKLKPLLNKWLEEADSTSGSPTSLDKIAAQGRKRKKRTSIEVSVKGALESHFLKCPKPAASEITSLADSLHLEKEVVRVWFCNRRQKEKRMTPPGGALPGTEDVYGDTPPHHGVQTPVQ, from the coding sequence ATGGCGACCACAGCATCCAGTCATTACAGCATGCTCAGCTCCAGCGCGGCGATAGTGCATTCGGACTCGGGGAGGATGCAGCAGACTCCTGCCTACAGGGAGGCGCACACCCTGTTGCAGAGCGAGTACTCACTACAGAACAACCACCCGCTCAGCCAGGCGCACCACTGGATCACGGCGCTGTCACACGGAGAAGGCGCTCCCTGGTCGTCCAGTCCCCTCGGCGAGCAGGACATCAAGCCGGCGATTCAGAGCAGCAGGGAGGAGATGCACAACTCCAGCAGTTTACAGCAGCAGTCTCGAGCGCCGCACCTGGTTCATCAGGGACACGGGAACCATCACGACGCCAGAGCATGGAGGACCACGACGGCGGCGCACGTCCCCAGCATGGCCACGTCCAACGGACAGACTCTCATTTATTCTCAGTCTGGGTTCAGTGTAAACGGGCTCGTACCGGGCAGCGGACAGGGGATCCACCACCACAGTCTGGGAGACGCGCAGGAGGAACACCACAGCCCACACGTCAGCGAGCACGGCCACCCGGCgaaccagcaccagcaccagcaccacagTCACCACGACCACTCGGACGAGGACACGCCGACCTCCGACGACCTGGAACAGTTCGCCAAGCAGTTCAAACAGAGGAGGATCAAACTGGGCTTCACGCAGGCGGACGTGGGGCTCGCCTTGGGAACCCTGTACGGAAACGTGTTTTCACAAACCACCATATGCAGATTTGAGGCCCTGCAACtcagcttcaaaaacatgtgTAAGCTGAAGCCTCTGCTGAACAAGTGGTTAGAGGAGGCGGACTCCACCTCGGGCAGCCCCACCAGCCTGGACAAAATAGCCGCGCAGGGCAGGAAGAGGAAAAAGCGCACGTCCATCGAGGTGAGCGTCAAAGGCGCGTTGGAGAGCCATTTTCTTAAGTGCCCAAAACCAGCAGCTTCGGAGATTACTTCTCTGGCGGACAGTCTGCATTTGGAGAAGGAGGTGGTGAGGGTTTGGTTCTGTAACAGACGACAGAAGGAGAAACGGATGACTCCTCCGGGAGGCGCGCTCCCGGGGACCGAGGACGTGTACGGGGACACACCGCCCCACCACGGGGTCCAAACACCAGTTCAGTGA